From one Papio anubis isolate 15944 chromosome 12, Panubis1.0, whole genome shotgun sequence genomic stretch:
- the TH gene encoding tyrosine 3-monooxygenase: MPTPDATTPQAKGFRRAVSELDAKQAEAIMVRGQVGGPRPSLTGSLWPGTAALAASYTPAPRSPRFIGRRQSLIEDARKEREAAVAAAAAAAPSEPGDPLEAVAFEEKEGKAVLNLLFSPRATKPSALSRAVKVFETFEAKIHHLETRPTQRLRAGGPHLEYFVRLEVPRGDLAALLSGVRQVSEDVRSPAEPKVPWFPRKVSELDKCHHLVTKFDPDLDLDHPGFSDQVYRQRRKLIAEIAFQYRHGDPIPRVEYTAEEIATWKEVYTTLKGLYATHACGEHLEAFALLERFSGYREDSIPQLEDVSRFLKERTGFQLRPVAGLLSARDFLASLAFRVFQCTQYIRHASSPMHSPEPDCCHELLGHVPMLADRTFAQFSQDIGLASLGASDEEIEKLSTLYWFTVEFGLCKQNGEVKAYGAGLLSSYGELLHCLSEEPEIRAFDPEAAAVQPYQDQTYQSVYFVSESFSDAKDKLRSYASRIQRPFSVKFDPYTLAIDVLDSPQAVRRSLEGVQDELDTLAHALSAIG; this comes from the exons ATGCCCACCCCCGACGCCACCACACCACAGGCCAAGGGCTTCCGCAGGGCTGTGTCTGAGCTGGATGCCAAGCAGGCAGAGGCCATCATGGTAAGAGGGCAGGTAG GGGGACCCAGGCCCAGCCTCACGGGCTCTCTGTGGCCTGGAACTGCAGCCCTAGCTGCATCCTACACCCCCGCCCCAAGG TCCCCGCGGTTCATTGGGCGACGGCAGAGCCTCATCGAGGACGCCCGCAAGGAGCGGGAGGCGGCggtggcagcagcagctgctgcggCCCCCTCGGAGCCCGGGGACCCCCTGGAGGCCGTGGCCTTTGAGGAAAAGGAGGGGAAGGCCGTGCTAAACCTGCTCTTCTCCCCGAGGGCCACCAAGCCCTCAGCGCTGTCCCGAGCTGTGAAGGTATTTGAG ACGTTTGAAGCCAAAATCCACCACCTAGAGACCCGGCCCACCCAGAGGCTGCGAGCCGGGGGCCCCCACCTGGAGTACTTTGTGCGCCTCGAGGTGCCCCGAGGGGACCTGGCCGCCCTGCTCAGTGGTGTGCGCCAGGTGTCAGAGGACGTGCGCAGCCCCGCGGAGCCCAAGG TCCCCTGGTTCCCAAGAAAAGTGTCAGAGCTGGACAAATGTCATCACCTGGTCACCAAGTTTGACCCTGACCTGGACTTGGACCACCCG GGCTTCTCGGACCAGGTGTACCGCCAGCGCAGGAAGCTGATTGCTGAGATCGCCTTCCAGTACAGGCA CGGCGACCCGATTCCCCGTGTGGAGTACACCGCGGAGGAGATTGCCACCTG GAAGGAGGTCTACACCACGCTGAAGGGCCTCTACGCCACGCACGCCTGCGGGGAGCACCTGGAGGCCTTTGCTCTGCTGGAGCGCTTCAGCGGCTACCGGGAAGACAGCATCCCCCAGCTGGAGGATGTCTCCCGCTTCCTGAAGG AGCGCACGGGCTTCCAGCTGCGGCCTGTGGCTGGCCTGCTGTCCGCCCGGGACTTCCTGGCCAGCCTGGCCTTCCGCGTGTTCCAGTGCACCCAGTACATCCGGCACGCGTCCTCGCCCATGCACTCCCCTGAGCC GGACTGCTGCCACGAGCTGCTGGGGCACGTGCCCATGCTGGCCGACCGCACCTTCGCGCAGTTCTCCCAG GACATCGGCCTGGCATCCCTGGGGGCTtcggatgaggaaattgagaagCTGTCCACG CTGTACTGGTTCACCGTGGAGTTTGGGCTGTGCAAACAGAACGGGGAGGTGAAGGCCTATGGCGCCGGGCTGCTGTCCTCCTATGGGGAGCTCCTG CACTGCCTGTCTGAGGAGCCCGAGATTCGAGCCTTCGACCCTGAAGCAGCGGCCGTGCAGCCCTACCAAGACCAGACGTACCAGTCAGTCTACTTTGTGTCTGAGAGCTTCAGCGATGCCAAGGACAAGCTCAG GAGCTATGCCTCACGCATCCAGCGCCCCTTCTCCGTGAAGTTCGACCCATACACCCTGGCCATCGATGTGCTGGACAGCCCCCAGGCTGTGCGGCGCTCCCTGGAGGGTGTCCAGGATGAGCTGGACACCCTGGCCCATGCGCTGAGTGCCATTGGCTAG